In Ipomoea triloba cultivar NCNSP0323 chromosome 7, ASM357664v1, a single genomic region encodes these proteins:
- the LOC116024175 gene encoding protein FAR1-RELATED SEQUENCE 5-like, producing MATFHDKDHNIVEIEEDYGFEIPTQFSENNHDELVNNGEFNIGEMEQDAIENVKSDLNNETTELCIGMEFQSLDDALMCYTNYAKHEGFGIHKSRILKSRKNQMVIGQEFVCSKEGYRTKKYLQRDNRKKPPPDETRMGCKAMISVSRKDEDKWVISKFTRDHNHVLASPNSARFHRVHRKRTKSQRNLIDVLDESGIRPSKIMSVLVTESGGIDRVGCIERDIQNYLSNKRQKQLEKGDAQAMLNYFKECQSKNPGFFYAIQMDTEGQLANCFWVDSRSRVAYKFFGDVTFDPTYLTNRYKMPFVPFTGVNRHHQSILFGCALLWDETMETFVWLLNTWLGAMDGCHPKTIITDQDAAITTAIARVLPNTAHHFCMWHIEKKFPENLSHVYKKFDDFKFQFSHCIHRIYMPSDFEVEWENILDKYGLRGNSWLEKLYSIREKWIPAYVRTSFCAGMSTTQRSESMNKYFKDYINANTPISKFVALDARYNKEREKTFKTLNSKPILKTLYPMDEEAAKVYTRKMFRMFQDELIHSQQFVAEKFIINEHESVYKVHEFDKEKPEYIVTFMSSSTNIECACHMFEFLGILCRHQLMVLLKKNVYSLPKHYILQRWTTNAKKGEIRSTSNEEEMCGYNMCSTTLFNNIMVHSLELSEKASRSKKD from the coding sequence ATGGCTACTTTCCACGATAAAGATCATAATATAGTTGAAATTGAAGAAGATTATGGTTTCGAAATTCCTACACAATTCAGTGAAAACAATCATGATGAATTGGTGAATAATGGTGAATTTAATATAGGTGAGATGGAACAAGATGCCATTGAGAATGTGAAGAGTGATTTGAATAATGAGACAACAGAGTTATGCATTGGAATGGAGTTTCAATCACTAGATGATGCTTTAATGTGCTATACTAATTATGCAAAACATGAAGGATTTGGAATTCACAAAAGCCGCATACTAAAGTCTAGAAAGAATCAAATGGTTATTGGACAAGAGTTTGTTTGTTCAAAGGAAGGTTACCGTACCAAAAAATATTTACAGCGGGACAATAGGAAAAAACCTCCACCTGATGAAACACGCATGGGATGCAAAGCTATGATTTCTGTATCTAGAAAAGACGAAGACAAATGGGTAATATCTAAATTTACTAGAGATCATAATCATGTGCTTGCTTCTCCTAATAGTGCTCGATTTCACCGTGTTCATAGAAAGAGGACAAAATCTCAAAGGAATTTGATTGACGTGCTTGATGAATCTGGAATTCGTCCTAGTAAAATAATGTCTGTTTTGGTTACTGAATCTGGGGGAATAGATAGGGTTGGTTGTATTGAGCGAgatattcaaaattatttaagtAACAAAAGACAAAAGCAACTTGAGAAAGGAGATGCACAAGCAATGTTGAATTATTTCAAGGAGTGTCAATCAAAAAATCCAGGATTTTTTTATGCAATACAAATGGACACAGAAGGTCAACTAGCCAATTGTTTTTGGGTTGATTCTAGGTCTAGAGTGGCTTATAAATTTTTTGGAGATGTGACTTTTGACCCAACTTATTTGACAAATAGGTATAAAATGCCATTTGTTCCTTTCACTGGAGTCAATCGCCATCACCAGTCCATTTTATTTGGTTGTGCTCTGTTATGGGATGAGACAATGGAAACATTTGTTTGGCTATTGAATACTTGGTTGGGAGCAATGGATGGATGCCATCCAAAAACAATAATTACAGATCAAGATGCAGCTATAACTACTGCAATTGCAAGGGTCTTGCCAAATACTGCACATCATTTTTGCATGTGGCATATTGAGaaaaaatttccagaaaatctTAGTCATGtttataaaaagtttgatgatTTTAAGTTTCAATTTTCACATTGTATCCATAGGATATATATGCCTAGTGACTTTGAAGTAGAATGGGAAAATATTCTTGATAAGTATGGTTTACGAGGAAATAGTTGGCTTGAGAAGTTGTATTCCATTCGTGAAAAATGGATTCCTGCTTATGTACGCACTAGTTTTTGTGCCGGAATGTCTACTACTCAAAGAAGTGAAAGTATGAATAAGTACTTTAAAGATTATATAAATGCTAATACACCAATAAGTAAGTTTGTTGCTCTTGATGCAAGGTACAATAaagaaagggagaaaaccttcaaaacattgaattcaaaACCTATCTTAAAGACATTGTATCCAATGGATGAAGAAGCTGCAAAGGTTTATACAAGAAAGATGTTTAGAATGTTTCAAGACGAATTGATTCATTCTCAGCAATTTGTTGCagaaaagtttattattaatgaGCATGAGTCAGTATATAAGGTGCATGAGTTTGACAAAGAAAAACCAGAGTACATAGTGACATTCATGAGTTCGTCAACAAATATAGAGTGCGCATGTCACATGTTTGAATTTTTGGGCATCCTTTGTAGACACCAATTGATGGTTCTtctcaagaaaaatgtataTTCTTTACCTAAGCACTACATTTTACAAAGGTGGACAACAAATGCTAAAAAAGGAGAAATTAGAAGCACATCAAATGAAGAAGAGATGTGTGGTTACAATATGTGTTCAACAACATTGTTTAATAATATCATGGTTCACTCATTAGAACTTTCGGAAAAGGCTTCACGTTCAAaaaaggattaa